The sequence GGATGGATTTCCCATTCCCGACCGTCCTTGGGTGAGGGCCGCCGCTCCAGCAGGCCCTTCTCTTCCAGACCGTCGATGAGCCGCGTGGCCGTAGGACGGGCAACAGTCAGCGCAGCGGCGAGTTCGTGCGCCAGCCGCCCGGGCTCGCCCAGCACCATGCGCAACAGGAAAGCCTGCGGCGGTGTAAGACCGAAGGGCCGGAAGGCCTTGCTCCACTCACGCTCAAGCAGGCGCGCGAGCGAGGTAGTGTTGAAGTAGAGGCACGACTCGAACATGGCCTTATCCTAGATCTGATTAATTAGCAATGCAATCAATATCCGGAACTCATCTGCTGCAATGCAGATTGGAAGCCGGCATGGTGGGTGCTAGCGTCAGCGCTGCGGTCCGCCGGCAGCCCTTCTGCCGTCTCCGGGGCGCACTTCCAGAGGAGATTCCAAGAATGAACGCTGTGGAAAAGTTCGCCCCCCTGCTCGGCCGCATCCTGATTGCGGTGCTCTTCATCCCGGCCGGGATCGGCAAGCTCAAGGGTTTCGAGGGCACGGTGCAGTACATCGCCTCGCAGGGTCTGCCCCTGCCGCAGGTGGGTGCGGTCGTGGCGATCGTGGTCGAGGTACTGGTCGCGCTGGCCCTGCTGGTCGGCTTCAAGGGCAGGATCGCGGCGCTGATCCTCGCGCTCTTCACCCTCGCCACAGCCCTCTGCTTCCACCAGTACTGGGCGGCGGCGCCCGAGCAGGTGATGGCCCAGAGCATCAATTTCTTCAAGAACATGGCCATCGCAGGCGGCCTTCTTTTCGTTGCCGCCTTCGGCCCCGGGCCCTTCTCGATCGACACACGTAAGCGCTGAGCGCTCAGGCCGGGGCCCTCGCCCCGGCCGGGCGGATGTCAGCCGAGCACGCCAAGGGCAACGAACTCTGCCCTCGCCTGCTCGGCGTCGCGGAAGTGCACACCTTTCATGCCCAGGGCGCGTGCGGCTTCCACGTTGGGCAGGCTGTCATCGACGAAGGCTGCGCGCGTCGGTGCGACACCGTAGCGCTCGAACAGAAGCTCGTAGATGCGCCGATCGGGCTTCACCAGGCCTTCTTCGCCAGACACGACAATGCCTTCGAAGCTGCGCAGGAAGGGAAAGCGTTCGTAGGCCGTCGCGAAGTCCTCGGCCGACCAGTTAGTCAGCGCGTAGAGTCGCAGCCCGCGCTGCTTCATTTCTTCCAGCATTGCCAGGCTGCCCGGGATCGGCGCGTCGAACATTTCGGACCAGCGCCCGTAGAAGGCGCGGATCGGTTCCGCATACTCCGGGAAGAGCGCCAGCCGCTCCGCCGTGGCCTCGGCAAAACTGCGCCCGGCGTCTTGCTGGGCATGCCAGTTCATCGGGCAGATTTCGGACAGGAAATGCTCCATCCGCGCTTCATCGGCAAAGATCTTGCGGTAGAGGCGGCGCGGGTCCCAGGGAATGAGCACATTGCCCAGGTCGTAGATGACGGTATCGATCATCGGCTGTATGGCAGAGGCGGAAGGAAACGCCGATTGTAGCCAGCCGGATGAGACAGGCTTTACAACGCTTGGCATTGCGGCCCGCACCGGCGCCGCCGCGGGCGCTTATCATCGCTTGCTGCACCGAAGAACAAGCATAGACAGCTGCGCGAGGGAGAGCATGACGTCGTACAGGGTGGTGTACAAGGGAGAGGTCCTGGCGGGTTTCACGGCCGATGCGGTCAGGCAGAGCGCCGCCGAGCGCCTGAAGGCCACGCCGGCACAGATCGAGATCCTGTTCTCCGGCAGCGGCGCGGTCCTCAAGAAGGGCCTGGATGCGCAAGCCGGCGAACGCTATATCGCCCTGCTCCAGCGGATCGGCATGCTCGCCCACCTCGAAGACGAAAGCCCCCTGGAGCCCTTTGATCTGCCCGAGCCGACCCCGGCTCCAGCTCCAGCTCCAGCGCCAGCCTCGGCACCAACGCCCAACGCGGACTTCGACGCGGAGAGCACCCTGGTCGCCAATCCGGGCATGGTTACGGCGTTCGCGTTCGGCGGCGCTGCGGCCGCGGATGCAGACAACGAGTTCCCGGTGCCGAATTTGCGTGCAATCAGCAAGGTCGCGCCAACGATCATCGTCAGCCGCAAGGCGCAGGACGAAGTGCCCAAGCCTTCCAGTGCCGCGCTACGAGCGGCTGAGCCGACGCTCATCCTGCGGCGCGATCCGCCCGAACAGGCCGCCTGGTCTTCGACCAGCCCCACCGTGGTGGTGCGCCGCGATACGCCACCGGCCGAGCCCCCGCGCCCTGCAGCGGCCGTCGAGACGCCCCAGATCGTCCGCCGCGACCCCTTGCCGGCGGCGCGCCCACCCGTCGCCGAGCCAACCATGATCGTGCGGCCGGGCAGCGGCCCGCAGGCGCGAGTGGTGTGTCCGCAATGCGGCCTGGAGCAGGTCCGCCGGATGTTCTGCGAGCGCTGCGGCCATGACATGTCGCGTCCGGTAGGCGCCGCCGCCGAGGATATCGGGCCCGAAACTGTCTTCGTCGACCCGAACCGCGGTGCCGCCAACGACGCGCCGCCGCCCCCGGCCCTCGACGCCTCCAAGCCACCACGCAACGCGCACTGGATGATCGTGGTCGTCGCCATCCTGGTGGCGACGGCGGCCGCGGGCTGGTTTTTCGTCCTGCACTGAGCGGCCCGCCCTGGGCGCTCCACGAGCGGCGGGGCCCCAAGGGTCGGACATCGCGTTCCGACCCGCCTCGCCTCAGCTCACCCGCGCGGCGAACTTGCAGGCATACATTTCCCGGTCGGCGTGCTTGAGCAGCGCCTCGGCGTCGTCACCGTCGGACGGATAGAGCGCGATACCGATGGAGCCGCCCAGGACGATCTTCTGGTCGCCACGCACGCCCTCGACGCGCAAGCGATGCGCAAGCGCCGCTTCGATACGCGAGCGCAAGGCAGCCACCTCCTCGCCGGAGCTCGCGTCATCGAGCAGGACGACGAACTCGTCGCCGGCATAGCGCGCCACCTTGTCGCGCGGTCCGACACAGGCCAGCAGACGTTGCGCGACCTCTACCAGCACTCTGTCGCCCGCATCGTGACCCTGGGTGTCATTGATCTGCTTGAACCCGTCCAGATCGATGAAGAGAAGCGCGAGCGGCCGTTCGCCTTTGCCGCGGCGGCGGGCGATTTCGCCGGATACATGGCGGGTGAAAGTCTGACGGTTGAGCAGGCCCGTAAGGCGATCAGTGCGCAGTCCGCTCTTCATCTGCTCGAAGCTGCGTGCCAGCACGCCGATCTCGTCGCCACGGCTGATGTCGATCGGGAAGTCGAGGTCGCCTTCACCTACCCGGCGCGCGGCCTCACTGAGCTTGCGCAGATCCCGTGAGACCCAGCCGATGATGGCCGAACCCAGGATCACCGCGGCAATCGCGGCGAGGAGCGCGAGCAGCACCGTGCGGGTGAGGTTGCCGGTCACGCCATGCATGAAGTCGCCGCGCGGCACGGCCACCACGGTGATCCATTCCAGGCCGGCATCATCCTTGACGCGGTCGAAGGCGGCATACACCTGTCCCTCCGGACCGTCGAAGACGCGGGTCTGCGGCAGGCTGGGCTGGATCTGCGCTGCCAACGCCTGGCGCACTTCGGCCGCCATCCGCACGAC is a genomic window of Niveibacterium sp. SC-1 containing:
- a CDS encoding MarR family transcriptional regulator — protein: MFESCLYFNTTSLARLLEREWSKAFRPFGLTPPQAFLLRMVLGEPGRLAHELAAALTVARPTATRLIDGLEEKGLLERRPSPKDGREWEIHPSASATKLREDLNAASAEVTRRLRGVLGDEGFDETVSRLRSARAVVG
- a CDS encoding diguanylate cyclase translates to MNQTSRTTPSLRRVLIIPYVLLVLVLALSVGALSYVAGRDTVDALAKNHLLETVGRIGQAIDRHIVGSAAVLEAAFPDGMPAPEDIKNELPTLRTRFWIATSLHIDPNNYVYYGNRAGQAIGLWRYSLKDGELRIKTQAEQPRIFYRFKGINGAFGKGEPEAKIFDPRARPWYKAGETASTHTWTAVYIDFRTAELVATRARRVLDNKGKFEGVVATDVSLSALNDFVRDLHISPNGLAFVMEPDGNLIASSGSAYVKKTPEGGNARLPAAESGNPLVVRMAAEVRQALAAQIQPSLPQTRVFDGPEGQVYAAFDRVKDDAGLEWITVVAVPRGDFMHGVTGNLTRTVLLALLAAIAAVILGSAIIGWVSRDLRKLSEAARRVGEGDLDFPIDISRGDEIGVLARSFEQMKSGLRTDRLTGLLNRQTFTRHVSGEIARRRGKGERPLALLFIDLDGFKQINDTQGHDAGDRVLVEVAQRLLACVGPRDKVARYAGDEFVVLLDDASSGEEVAALRSRIEAALAHRLRVEGVRGDQKIVLGGSIGIALYPSDGDDAEALLKHADREMYACKFAARVS
- a CDS encoding HAD family phosphatase; protein product: MIDTVIYDLGNVLIPWDPRRLYRKIFADEARMEHFLSEICPMNWHAQQDAGRSFAEATAERLALFPEYAEPIRAFYGRWSEMFDAPIPGSLAMLEEMKQRGLRLYALTNWSAEDFATAYERFPFLRSFEGIVVSGEEGLVKPDRRIYELLFERYGVAPTRAAFVDDSLPNVEAARALGMKGVHFRDAEQARAEFVALGVLG
- a CDS encoding DoxX family protein → MNAVEKFAPLLGRILIAVLFIPAGIGKLKGFEGTVQYIASQGLPLPQVGAVVAIVVEVLVALALLVGFKGRIAALILALFTLATALCFHQYWAAAPEQVMAQSINFFKNMAIAGGLLFVAAFGPGPFSIDTRKR